A window from Synechococcus sp. RSCCF101 encodes these proteins:
- a CDS encoding hemolysin family protein, with the protein MRFVLLLPLVMLVAFFAASEFALIALRPSRVLVLEEEGRPGAGAVRRLQRRLRRGLVASQLGTMLAVLACGWMGPGLAARLDDGRGLLPAWDLAVFLFLVVLVTLLGGLLPKAWVLHRPETAALRLAPLLESVSRSLLPLVAAIEKLGAALLRLAGLPSQWDALVPALSAGELESLIESGGVTGLMPDERNILEGVFSLRDTAVREVMVPRAGMVTLPVDTTFASLMEAVHATRHARFPVIGDSLDDVRGILDLRHLAQPIARGQLQPGTPLIDYLMPVARIQETASLAELLPVIRSGQPMLVVVDEHGGTEGLVTVADLTSEIVGEEEEPEAGEWALHSPEPDTWLAPGDYEIAELNRQLLLDLPEAEGHHTLAGFLLERLQHIPAPGEGLRFQGLRFSIEAMDGPRIARVRILRLASAGGPVAADPDH; encoded by the coding sequence ATGCGGTTCGTCCTTCTGCTGCCCCTGGTGATGCTGGTGGCCTTCTTTGCGGCCAGCGAGTTCGCCCTGATCGCGCTCCGTCCCAGCCGCGTCCTGGTTCTGGAGGAGGAGGGCCGGCCCGGTGCCGGCGCGGTCCGTCGCCTGCAGCGCCGCCTCCGCCGCGGTCTCGTGGCCAGCCAGCTGGGGACCATGCTCGCGGTGCTCGCCTGCGGCTGGATGGGTCCGGGCCTGGCCGCCCGCCTGGACGACGGCCGCGGTCTGCTCCCGGCCTGGGACCTGGCGGTGTTCCTCTTCCTGGTGGTGCTGGTGACCCTGCTCGGGGGACTGCTGCCCAAGGCCTGGGTGCTGCATCGCCCCGAGACGGCGGCCCTGCGTCTGGCCCCGCTGTTGGAGTCCGTCAGCCGCAGCCTGCTGCCGCTGGTGGCCGCCATCGAGAAGCTCGGTGCGGCTCTGCTGCGCCTGGCGGGGCTCCCCTCCCAGTGGGATGCTCTCGTGCCGGCGCTCTCGGCCGGGGAGCTGGAATCCCTGATCGAATCCGGTGGCGTCACGGGCCTGATGCCGGATGAGCGCAACATCCTCGAGGGGGTGTTCTCACTGCGGGATACCGCCGTGCGGGAGGTAATGGTGCCCAGGGCCGGCATGGTGACGCTGCCGGTCGACACCACCTTCGCTTCCCTGATGGAGGCCGTGCACGCCACCCGTCATGCCCGCTTCCCCGTGATCGGCGACTCCCTGGATGATGTGCGCGGCATCCTCGATCTGAGGCATCTGGCCCAGCCGATCGCCCGGGGCCAGCTCCAGCCCGGCACCCCCCTCATCGACTACCTGATGCCGGTCGCGCGCATTCAGGAGACCGCCTCCCTGGCCGAGCTGCTGCCGGTCATCCGCAGCGGCCAGCCCATGCTGGTGGTGGTGGACGAGCACGGCGGCACCGAGGGTCTCGTGACCGTGGCGGATCTGACCAGCGAGATCGTGGGGGAGGAGGAGGAGCCCGAAGCCGGTGAATGGGCTCTGCATTCACCCGAGCCCGACACCTGGCTCGCTCCCGGGGACTACGAAATTGCGGAACTCAACCGCCAGCTGCTGCTCGATCTGCCGGAGGCGGAGGGCCACCACACCCTCGCCGGCTTTCTGCTGGAGCGTCTGCAGCACATCCCCGCCCCCGGGGAAGGCCTTCGCTTCCAGGGTCTGCGGTTCTCGATCGAGGCGATGGACGGCCCCCGCATTGCCCGGGTGCGCATCCTGCGGCTTGCGTCCGCCGGAGGCCCCGTGGCCGCTGACCCGGATCATTGA
- a CDS encoding cyclic nucleotide-binding domain-containing protein, which yields MQVFSRWPERQAHLVRWLLLAGWLVLIASLFTGLPFASPLPAVCPGEVPCTLHAHPGNRLFWGVVVPSGVLLIVAGSHELWRRICPLAFVSQTFRALGLQRRRPGRGGRMDVVSVERGSWLGRRHVQLQWSLLMAGLVLRLVLVNSQPLALGVLLLLTLLAALAVGWAYGGKAWCQYVCPMGPVQQILVGPRSLLGGTAHVGTDSRLTQSICRTTGAGGGEKLACVGCQAPCIDIDSEKTFWQGLSGKAGLDWAWLSYPGLVIGFFLLMGYQSPGGFASLAGGQWAFDVGLPERSLQAGRLGLPRLLEISLLLSAAGGVSVLILRRLERGIRRRLEAHGHPEAGSAARGRVRLLATALAINAFFWFADPTQGQFGPLAPGLIRTLVAVVSGMWLMRNWRRDEATYRRESQLTSLRRQLARMVDATELATATGGRRLEDMGPDEVFTLVKTLPALGQRQARAAYREVMREQLSSGRLQRAAALLQLEDLRRSLGLEDDDHHEVVRQLAEESPELLERDDRQRQIDDLRLEAARENLQEFVALTGLGSLDPSSLQGAQRERFERIRTGSGLDDAAWTGLLEEFGPAGERQRHLLLARADTARRDLALRALLLRECGSLPLLRPLAVVMDQRCLGTAELLGPELRAAGLPPLPELMPAEGTLDEALDRLWHDPDPDTAGWVLMVERQHRPERVAQRLVDARIGLGSSPFLELQRRGEPHPDGPEFPVLARCEWMRDLTPAALLHVAEEGELCSWEPHETVLRRGDPSESLIITLEGEALVQRPGAAPVRLGVAETVGEMGLILQDRRSRDVIAGPEGLRGFVISRRAFESLLLQSRRFSDSLLRLMARRLRA from the coding sequence ATGCAGGTGTTCAGTCGCTGGCCTGAGCGGCAGGCCCACCTGGTCCGCTGGCTGCTGCTGGCCGGCTGGCTCGTTCTGATCGCGTCACTCTTCACCGGCCTCCCCTTCGCCTCCCCGTTGCCGGCGGTCTGTCCCGGCGAGGTCCCCTGCACGCTCCACGCCCACCCCGGCAACCGGCTCTTCTGGGGCGTGGTGGTCCCGTCCGGGGTGCTGCTGATCGTGGCGGGCAGCCACGAGCTCTGGCGCCGCATCTGCCCGCTCGCCTTCGTCTCCCAGACCTTCCGCGCCCTCGGTCTGCAGCGTCGCCGGCCGGGGCGTGGCGGCCGCATGGATGTGGTGTCGGTGGAGCGCGGCTCCTGGCTGGGTCGCCGCCATGTCCAGCTGCAGTGGAGCCTGCTGATGGCAGGGCTGGTGCTGCGCCTGGTGCTGGTCAACAGCCAGCCCCTGGCCCTCGGCGTGCTGCTGCTGCTCACTCTGTTGGCGGCCCTGGCCGTGGGCTGGGCCTACGGGGGCAAGGCCTGGTGCCAGTACGTCTGCCCGATGGGCCCGGTGCAGCAGATCCTGGTGGGGCCCCGCAGCCTGCTGGGAGGCACGGCCCACGTGGGCACCGACTCCCGCCTCACCCAGTCGATCTGCCGGACGACGGGAGCTGGCGGCGGCGAGAAGCTGGCCTGCGTGGGCTGCCAGGCACCCTGCATCGACATCGACTCGGAGAAGACCTTCTGGCAGGGCCTCTCGGGCAAGGCCGGGCTCGACTGGGCCTGGCTTTCCTATCCGGGGCTGGTGATCGGTTTCTTTCTGCTGATGGGCTATCAGAGCCCCGGCGGGTTCGCCTCGCTCGCCGGCGGCCAATGGGCCTTTGATGTCGGGCTGCCGGAGCGGTCGCTGCAGGCCGGCCGGCTCGGGCTGCCGCGCCTGCTGGAGATCAGCCTGCTGCTGAGCGCGGCCGGCGGGGTGTCTGTCCTGATCCTGCGGCGCCTCGAGCGCGGCATCCGCCGCCGCCTCGAGGCCCACGGCCATCCCGAGGCCGGCAGCGCGGCCCGCGGCCGGGTGCGGTTGCTGGCCACCGCCCTGGCCATCAACGCCTTCTTCTGGTTCGCCGACCCCACCCAGGGCCAGTTCGGCCCGCTGGCCCCCGGGCTGATCCGCACCCTCGTCGCCGTTGTCAGCGGCATGTGGCTGATGCGCAACTGGCGGCGGGATGAGGCCACCTACCGGCGGGAGAGCCAGCTCACCAGCCTGCGCCGCCAGCTGGCCCGCATGGTGGATGCCACCGAGCTGGCGACGGCCACGGGCGGCCGCCGCCTGGAGGACATGGGGCCCGACGAGGTGTTCACCCTGGTGAAGACCCTGCCCGCCCTCGGACAGCGTCAGGCCCGCGCGGCCTACCGGGAGGTGATGCGCGAGCAGCTGAGCAGCGGTCGCCTGCAGCGCGCCGCCGCCCTGCTGCAGCTGGAGGATCTGCGCCGCTCGCTCGGACTGGAGGACGACGATCACCATGAGGTGGTGCGCCAGCTGGCCGAGGAGTCACCCGAGCTGCTCGAGCGCGACGACCGCCAGCGTCAGATCGACGACCTGCGCCTGGAGGCCGCCCGGGAGAACCTGCAGGAGTTCGTGGCCCTGACCGGGCTCGGCAGCCTGGACCCCTCCAGCCTGCAGGGAGCCCAGCGGGAGCGGTTCGAGCGGATCCGCACCGGCAGCGGGCTCGATGATGCGGCCTGGACGGGCCTGCTCGAGGAGTTCGGCCCCGCCGGCGAGCGCCAGCGGCATCTGCTGCTGGCCCGTGCGGACACGGCCCGCCGCGATCTGGCGCTGCGGGCGCTGCTGCTGCGGGAGTGCGGCTCGCTGCCGCTGCTGCGCCCGCTGGCCGTTGTGATGGACCAGCGCTGCCTGGGCACCGCTGAGCTGCTGGGGCCCGAGCTGAGGGCGGCCGGACTGCCGCCCCTGCCCGAGCTGATGCCGGCGGAGGGAACCCTGGATGAGGCGCTCGATCGGCTCTGGCACGATCCCGATCCGGACACCGCCGGCTGGGTGCTGATGGTGGAGCGGCAGCATCGGCCGGAGCGGGTCGCCCAGCGGCTGGTCGATGCACGCATCGGCCTGGGCAGCTCGCCGTTTCTCGAGCTGCAGCGGCGGGGTGAGCCCCACCCCGATGGCCCGGAGTTCCCCGTTCTGGCCCGCTGCGAGTGGATGCGGGACCTCACGCCGGCAGCCCTGCTGCACGTGGCCGAGGAGGGTGAGCTGTGCTCGTGGGAGCCGCACGAGACGGTCCTGCGCCGCGGCGACCCGAGTGAGTCGTTGATCATCACGCTGGAGGGCGAAGCCCTGGTGCAGCGACCGGGTGCGGCTCCCGTGCGTCTCGGGGTTGCCGAGACCGTCGGCGAGATGGGGCTGATCCTGCAGGATCGCCGGTCGCGTGATGTGATCGCCGGTCCGGAGGGACTGCGGGGGTTCGTGATCAGTCGCCGGGCCTTCGAGTCCCTGCTGCTGCAGTCGCGCCGGTTCTCCGACTCGCTGCTGCGCCTGATGGCCCGCCGCCTGAGGGCCTGA
- the pyrE gene encoding orotate phosphoribosyltransferase, whose amino-acid sequence MSSASSDRDTLVDLLARRAYRLGDFTLASGRRSPHYVNCKPVTLSGRGLLLSSRLLLHAVQPDSRAVAGLTLGADPLVSGVAMAAALEGRELDALIVRKQAKGHGTGAWLEGPLPQPGSVITVLEDVVTTGGSSLKAVHQLRQAGFTVDRVVTIVDRQEGGSDAMAAEGVALQALVLLEEIAQQASGLAG is encoded by the coding sequence ATGTCCTCCGCTTCCAGCGACCGCGACACCCTCGTGGACCTGCTCGCACGGCGGGCCTACCGCCTCGGCGACTTCACGCTCGCCTCCGGCCGCCGCAGCCCCCACTACGTGAACTGCAAACCGGTCACCCTGAGCGGACGGGGGCTGCTGCTGAGTTCCCGCCTGCTGCTGCATGCGGTGCAGCCGGACAGCCGGGCCGTGGCCGGCCTGACCCTCGGGGCCGATCCGCTGGTGAGCGGCGTGGCCATGGCCGCCGCCCTGGAGGGCCGGGAGCTCGATGCCCTGATCGTTCGCAAGCAGGCGAAGGGCCATGGCACCGGGGCCTGGCTGGAAGGGCCACTGCCGCAGCCGGGCAGCGTCATCACCGTGCTCGAGGATGTGGTGACCACGGGCGGCTCCTCCCTCAAGGCGGTTCATCAGCTGCGCCAGGCCGGATTCACGGTGGACCGGGTGGTCACAATCGTCGATCGCCAGGAGGGAGGCAGCGACGCCATGGCCGCCGAGGGGGTGGCGCTGCAGGCCCTTGTGCTTCTCGAAGAGATCGCGCAGCAGGCGAGCGGGCTTGCAGGCTGA
- a CDS encoding folate-binding protein: MWGSDATAVPPSSLRDPWQWRPGPGRCLERTVSLIDLRGPDARRFLHGQSSADLMAAGTGCWIPACSITPTGRMLGRLRIRLSGEAGESATVLVESGDADAIHTALDRVLFPADRVDLDGVRPARQRLELAENGQPGAMAVMAAEEPLPDSGLRPLNPVEQERWRIQWGQPAWPAEINDAHNPFELGLADAVSLSKGCYVGQETLAKLATYDGVRQQLRRWWCPVPDEGSDSITAGTVLQTPAGDRAGTITSVLTLPPGADGPAVGEAGVLIGLAMVRRAALGEPALRLSGAQGAGSGPAVELQLSRTAGFVEPPVGAGSGAR, translated from the coding sequence ATGTGGGGCAGCGACGCAACGGCCGTGCCCCCTTCATCGCTGCGAGACCCGTGGCAGTGGCGGCCCGGCCCGGGCCGCTGCCTCGAGCGGACCGTTTCCCTGATCGATCTGCGCGGCCCGGACGCCCGCCGCTTTCTGCACGGCCAGTCCAGCGCCGACCTGATGGCGGCCGGCACCGGTTGCTGGATTCCGGCCTGCAGCATCACGCCCACCGGCCGGATGCTGGGCCGGCTCCGGATCCGGCTGAGCGGTGAGGCCGGCGAGAGCGCCACCGTGCTGGTGGAGAGCGGTGACGCGGACGCCATCCACACCGCGCTCGATCGGGTGCTCTTCCCGGCGGACCGGGTCGACCTGGACGGTGTGCGCCCCGCCCGGCAGCGGCTGGAGCTCGCCGAGAACGGACAACCGGGGGCAATGGCGGTGATGGCGGCAGAGGAGCCGCTGCCGGACTCCGGCCTGCGGCCTCTGAACCCGGTGGAGCAGGAGCGCTGGCGAATCCAGTGGGGCCAGCCGGCCTGGCCGGCCGAGATCAACGACGCCCACAACCCCTTCGAACTGGGCCTGGCCGACGCCGTCAGTCTCAGCAAGGGTTGCTACGTGGGCCAGGAGACCCTGGCCAAGCTCGCCACCTACGACGGCGTCCGCCAGCAGCTGAGGCGCTGGTGGTGCCCCGTTCCCGATGAGGGAAGCGACAGCATCACGGCCGGAACGGTGCTGCAGACACCGGCGGGCGATCGGGCCGGCACGATCACGTCCGTCCTGACCCTGCCGCCGGGCGCCGACGGGCCAGCGGTTGGGGAGGCCGGGGTCCTGATCGGACTGGCCATGGTGCGGCGTGCCGCCCTGGGCGAGCCCGCGCTCCGCCTCTCGGGAGCTCAGGGGGCGGGCTCCGGCCCTGCGGTGGAGCTGCAGCTCTCCAGGACGGCGGGATTCGTGGAACCACCGGTGGGCGCGGGGTCCGGCGCCCGCTGA
- a CDS encoding TM0106 family RecB-like putative nuclease, giving the protein MLARQGRRLTREHRLLLALWARLLEPWQGGAVPFGAVLARAGQRPVEERVRLGSGWQRQLDGALENLAAALERDQPAAIVDDRRKCTLCSWHGLCGEEAARAGHLGDVSGIGGKRRQMLQDLGIDRLEQLAEQDPEDLARQLGEHGDQHRDVAPMLVQQARVQRRGQPRRLADGPALPELEDAAGVLLYDIESDPDRREDFLHGFLRLPRSPDGRWCPEAASYHPLLLRADLGEDRHWRRLEGFLDRYGTWPILHYGETEAIALQRLARRQGVPPAAEQALRARMIDVHARLRTHWLLPVPSYGLKSVAGWLDFRWRQAGVEGARALLWWRLWNDARAPAAGRRLLLRRILTYNQDDCRATWAVAAWLLQGAAQRAPDPAPTGGSTNPAVLESCSSTAGPEPAP; this is encoded by the coding sequence GTGCTCGCCCGCCAGGGCCGGCGCCTGACCCGCGAGCATCGCCTGCTGCTGGCGCTCTGGGCCCGTCTGCTGGAACCCTGGCAGGGCGGAGCAGTCCCCTTCGGCGCCGTGCTGGCCCGCGCGGGCCAGCGGCCGGTGGAGGAGCGGGTGCGCCTGGGGAGCGGCTGGCAGCGTCAGCTCGATGGTGCCCTGGAGAACCTGGCGGCCGCTCTGGAGCGGGATCAGCCGGCGGCGATCGTGGATGACCGTCGCAAATGCACGCTCTGCAGCTGGCACGGCCTCTGCGGCGAGGAGGCGGCCAGGGCCGGCCACCTGGGGGACGTGAGCGGCATCGGGGGGAAACGCCGGCAGATGCTGCAGGACCTGGGGATTGACCGGCTCGAGCAGCTTGCCGAGCAGGACCCGGAAGACCTGGCCCGCCAGCTCGGCGAACACGGCGACCAGCATCGCGATGTGGCCCCGATGCTGGTGCAGCAGGCACGGGTGCAGCGCCGGGGGCAGCCCCGACGCCTGGCCGATGGGCCGGCGCTGCCGGAGCTGGAGGACGCGGCGGGCGTGCTGCTCTACGACATCGAATCGGACCCGGACCGGCGGGAGGACTTCCTGCACGGCTTTCTGCGGCTGCCACGCTCCCCGGATGGCCGCTGGTGTCCGGAAGCGGCCTCATATCACCCGCTGCTGCTGCGGGCCGATCTGGGGGAGGACCGTCACTGGCGACGCCTGGAGGGGTTCCTGGATCGCTACGGCACCTGGCCGATCCTTCACTACGGGGAGACCGAGGCCATCGCCCTGCAGCGGCTGGCCCGCCGTCAGGGGGTGCCCCCGGCCGCCGAACAGGCGCTGCGGGCGCGGATGATCGATGTGCATGCGCGCCTGCGGACGCACTGGCTGCTGCCCGTGCCCAGCTATGGGCTCAAGTCCGTGGCCGGATGGCTGGATTTCCGCTGGCGGCAGGCGGGGGTGGAGGGGGCCCGGGCGCTGCTGTGGTGGAGGCTGTGGAACGACGCCCGCGCGCCCGCGGCCGGACGCCGACTGCTGCTGCGGCGGATCCTCACCTACAACCAGGACGACTGCCGGGCCACCTGGGCGGTGGCCGCCTGGCTGCTGCAGGGTGCCGCTCAGCGGGCGCCGGACCCCGCGCCCACCGGTGGTTCCACGAATCCCGCCGTCCTGGAGAGCTGCAGCTCCACCGCAGGGCCGGAGCCCGCCCCCTGA
- a CDS encoding phosphoglucomutase/phosphomannomutase family protein, translating to MASAPLPLDAAPIRFGTDGWRGILGVDITLERLLSVAAASARELEASAPSDRKSREVIVGSDRRFLAPELAEAITAAVRGAGLEPVLCDTPVPTPACSWAVLEREALGALVITASHNPPEWLGLKIKGHFGGSVEGDFTTRVERRLQAGGISVPRPGDPVRFPAMSAYLSGLAGRVDTAALRRGLKQTGLRLIVDPMHGSAAGGLSRLLGGDEADGMVREIRSERDPLFGGNPPEPLAVYLDALRSEVTASTAAGTPALGIVFDGDGDRIAAVDERGRFCSTQLLMPLLIDHLARVRGLPGTVVKTVSGSDLMRQVAEDLGRTVLETPVGFKYIASHMLNGEVLVGGEESGGVGFGMHTPERDALFAALLVIEAVVAGGCPLGERLEALQAAHGGGGAYDRLDLRLPDMEARRRLEGLLAETPPEEVAGAAVGEVIRTDGVKLRMGPGHWLMLRFSGTEPLLRLYCEAPDPERVAEVLAWARSFAASV from the coding sequence ATGGCCTCAGCGCCCCTTCCACTGGACGCCGCACCGATCCGTTTCGGCACGGATGGCTGGCGGGGGATTCTCGGGGTCGACATCACTCTGGAGCGGCTGCTGAGCGTTGCGGCGGCGTCTGCGCGGGAGCTCGAGGCCAGTGCCCCCTCGGATCGGAAGAGCCGTGAGGTGATCGTGGGCTCCGACCGCCGTTTTCTGGCGCCGGAACTGGCCGAGGCGATCACGGCGGCCGTGCGGGGGGCCGGCCTGGAGCCGGTGCTGTGCGACACGCCCGTGCCCACACCGGCCTGCAGCTGGGCCGTGCTGGAGCGGGAAGCGCTCGGAGCCCTGGTCATCACCGCCAGCCACAACCCGCCCGAGTGGCTGGGCCTGAAGATCAAGGGCCATTTCGGGGGCTCCGTCGAGGGCGACTTCACCACCCGTGTGGAGCGGCGCCTGCAGGCCGGTGGCATCAGCGTGCCCCGTCCCGGCGACCCGGTCCGCTTTCCCGCCATGAGCGCCTACCTGAGCGGTCTGGCGGGTCGTGTCGACACCGCGGCCCTGCGCCGCGGGCTGAAGCAGACCGGCCTGCGGCTGATCGTGGATCCGATGCACGGCTCGGCGGCCGGTGGCCTCAGCCGCCTCCTGGGAGGTGATGAGGCGGACGGCATGGTGCGGGAGATCCGCTCCGAGCGGGATCCCCTCTTCGGCGGCAACCCACCCGAGCCTCTGGCGGTGTACCTGGACGCACTGCGGAGCGAGGTGACCGCCAGCACGGCCGCGGGCACACCGGCTCTGGGGATCGTCTTCGATGGTGACGGGGATCGCATCGCCGCCGTGGACGAGCGGGGCCGGTTCTGCAGCACCCAGCTGCTCATGCCCCTGCTGATCGACCACCTGGCCCGGGTGCGCGGCCTGCCGGGCACGGTGGTGAAGACGGTCAGCGGCTCGGACCTGATGCGCCAGGTGGCCGAGGACCTGGGCCGCACCGTGCTGGAGACGCCGGTGGGTTTCAAGTACATCGCTTCCCACATGCTCAACGGGGAGGTGCTCGTGGGCGGCGAGGAATCGGGTGGGGTGGGCTTCGGCATGCACACGCCGGAACGGGACGCCCTGTTCGCCGCCCTGCTGGTCATCGAGGCCGTGGTGGCCGGAGGCTGCCCCCTGGGTGAACGGCTCGAGGCCCTGCAGGCCGCCCACGGCGGCGGCGGCGCCTACGACCGGCTCGACCTGCGCCTGCCCGACATGGAGGCCCGCCGCCGGCTGGAGGGACTCCTGGCGGAGACACCGCCGGAGGAGGTGGCGGGAGCGGCCGTGGGCGAGGTGATCCGCACCGATGGCGTCAAGCTGCGGATGGGACCGGGCCACTGGCTCATGCTGCGCTTCTCGGGCACCGAGCCCCTGCTGCGGCTCTACTGCGAGGCGCCCGATCCGGAGCGGGTCGCCGAGGTGCTGGCCTGGGCCCGCTCCTTCGCCGCCTCGGTATGA
- a CDS encoding carotenoid oxygenase family protein — MTRLAPPSPRPLDYSRADWSGAFRNVLRELDGERLEPSSGSIPPEIEGCLYRNGPGRLERAGQWVHHPFDGDGMIAAVRFADGKARFSNRFVRTEGWQQEEQEGRFLYRGVFGTQKPGGWLANAFDLRMKNIANTHVVRLGDDLLALWEASSPHALDPGSLETRGVTLLDGVLQPGEAFSAHPRFDPGHHGARRMVTFGVQAGPRSRVRLMEFAVDGPDAGRLLAERSDSFPGFAFLHDFAITPNWAVFMQNAVAFNPLPYALGLKGAAQCLASKPGQPGQFWLIPRPGSPLADQAPRRLQAPEGFVFHHLNAFEEPDAGEAGTLVLDSIVYADFPSVGPGTDFRQVDFDSLPEGQLRRFRLDLASGEVCAEDLELRCCEFATVAPSRVGLQARHAWMAVAERERGNDPLQAIEKLDLVSGERRLWSAAPRGFVSEPVMVPAADAAAEDDGWVLVLIWNAARSASDLVILRAGDLSEQAVLPLPLAIPHGLHGSWVPGSL, encoded by the coding sequence ATGACGCGCCTCGCCCCGCCCTCCCCCAGGCCGCTGGATTACTCCAGGGCCGACTGGTCCGGCGCCTTCCGCAATGTGCTGCGGGAGCTGGACGGCGAGAGGCTTGAGCCCAGCAGCGGTTCGATCCCCCCGGAGATCGAGGGCTGCCTGTACCGCAACGGCCCGGGTCGGCTGGAGCGCGCCGGCCAGTGGGTGCACCACCCCTTCGATGGCGACGGTATGATCGCCGCGGTGCGCTTCGCGGACGGCAAGGCGCGGTTCAGCAACCGCTTCGTGCGCACCGAGGGCTGGCAGCAGGAGGAGCAGGAGGGGCGCTTCCTCTACCGCGGCGTGTTCGGCACCCAGAAGCCCGGCGGCTGGCTGGCCAATGCGTTCGACCTGCGCATGAAGAACATCGCCAACACCCATGTGGTGCGCCTCGGCGATGACCTCCTCGCCCTCTGGGAGGCCAGCTCGCCCCATGCCCTGGATCCCGGCAGCCTTGAAACCCGCGGCGTCACCCTCCTCGATGGTGTGCTGCAGCCGGGTGAGGCCTTCAGTGCTCATCCCCGCTTCGACCCGGGCCACCACGGTGCGCGCCGGATGGTCACCTTCGGCGTGCAGGCCGGTCCCCGCAGCCGGGTGCGGCTGATGGAATTCGCCGTTGATGGTCCCGATGCCGGCCGCCTCCTGGCCGAGCGCAGCGACAGCTTCCCCGGCTTCGCCTTCCTGCACGACTTCGCGATCACACCCAACTGGGCCGTGTTCATGCAGAACGCGGTGGCCTTCAACCCCCTCCCCTACGCCCTCGGTCTCAAGGGGGCGGCCCAGTGCCTGGCCTCCAAGCCGGGCCAGCCCGGCCAGTTCTGGCTCATCCCCCGGCCCGGCTCACCACTGGCCGATCAGGCCCCCCGTCGCCTGCAGGCCCCCGAGGGCTTCGTCTTCCACCACCTCAACGCGTTCGAGGAGCCTGATGCCGGTGAGGCCGGCACGCTGGTGCTCGATTCGATCGTCTACGCCGATTTCCCCTCCGTGGGCCCCGGCACCGACTTCCGTCAGGTCGACTTCGACAGCCTGCCGGAGGGCCAGCTGCGGCGCTTCCGGCTCGATCTGGCCAGCGGCGAGGTGTGTGCGGAGGATCTGGAACTGCGCTGCTGTGAATTCGCCACCGTGGCTCCCTCCCGCGTCGGGCTCCAGGCCCGCCACGCCTGGATGGCCGTGGCCGAGCGGGAGCGGGGCAACGACCCGCTCCAGGCGATCGAGAAGCTCGATCTGGTCAGTGGCGAGCGCCGTCTCTGGAGTGCCGCACCGCGCGGCTTCGTCAGTGAGCCGGTGATGGTGCCGGCCGCGGATGCGGCCGCTGAGGATGACGGCTGGGTGCTGGTGCTGATCTGGAATGCGGCCCGCAGCGCCAGTGACCTGGTGATCCTCCGGGCGGGTGACCTCAGCGAGCAGGCGGTTCTGCCCCTGCCCCTGGCCATCCCCCATGGCCTTCACGGCAGCTGGGTTCCAGGCAGTCTCTGA
- the hisB gene encoding imidazoleglycerol-phosphate dehydratase HisB, whose translation MSARIGTIHRVTGETEVRVELNLDGRGTCSVATGVPFLDHMLHQLASHGLLDLTIKARGDTHIDDHHTNEDVGIALGQALASALSDRSGIHRFGHFLAPLDEALVQVALDCSGRPHLSYDLAIPAQRIGRYDTELVREFFVAVVNNSGLTLHIRQLAGVNSHHIVEACFKAFARALRQAVEVDPRRAGSIPSSKGVLEVAGSRA comes from the coding sequence ATGAGCGCCCGCATCGGCACGATCCATCGCGTCACCGGTGAGACGGAGGTGAGGGTGGAGCTCAACCTCGATGGACGCGGCACCTGTTCGGTGGCCACCGGGGTGCCCTTCCTCGATCACATGCTCCATCAGCTCGCCAGCCATGGCCTTCTCGATCTGACGATCAAGGCCCGGGGCGACACCCACATCGACGACCACCACACCAATGAGGACGTGGGCATCGCCCTCGGTCAGGCGCTGGCCTCCGCCCTGTCCGACCGGAGCGGCATCCACCGCTTCGGTCACTTTCTGGCGCCCCTCGATGAGGCCCTGGTGCAGGTGGCGCTGGACTGTTCCGGCCGGCCGCATCTGAGCTACGACCTGGCGATCCCCGCCCAGCGGATCGGCCGCTACGACACCGAGCTCGTGCGGGAGTTCTTCGTGGCCGTCGTCAACAACAGCGGCCTGACCCTGCACATCCGCCAGCTGGCCGGTGTCAATTCCCATCACATCGTGGAGGCCTGCTTCAAGGCCTTCGCCCGGGCCCTGCGTCAGGCGGTGGAGGTCGACCCCCGGCGCGCCGGCTCGATCCCCAGCAGCAAGGGGGTCCTGGAGGTGGCCGGCTCGCGCGCCTGA
- a CDS encoding 4'-phosphopantetheinyl transferase superfamily protein: protein MRPGGKPYLPRGPRFNLSHSGGLVLLALHPCLETGVDVERARPELAWQRIAGTVLPAAVQERLAGLPVVDQRQAFLREWCRLEARLKARGWGLAGQRHLPSEPEAGIRERVWDLELPEGSTGALAVVATSQVPTMP, encoded by the coding sequence GTGCGGCCGGGGGGCAAGCCCTACCTGCCGCGAGGACCCCGGTTCAACCTCTCCCACTCCGGTGGGCTGGTGCTGCTGGCGCTGCACCCCTGCCTGGAGACGGGCGTCGATGTGGAGCGGGCGCGCCCGGAGCTGGCCTGGCAACGGATCGCCGGGACCGTGCTGCCGGCTGCGGTTCAGGAGCGCCTGGCCGGTCTGCCGGTTGTGGATCAGAGGCAGGCCTTCCTGCGGGAATGGTGCCGGCTGGAGGCGCGGCTCAAGGCCCGCGGCTGGGGGCTGGCCGGCCAGAGGCACCTGCCGTCGGAACCGGAGGCAGGCATCCGGGAACGCGTCTGGGATCTGGAGCTGCCCGAAGGGTCCACCGGTGCCCTGGCCGTGGTCGCCACATCTCAGGTGCCGACGATGCCGTAG